GCGCCAATGCGATGGCCATGCTGCCCGGCTTCCTCGGCCGGCATCCCTACGCGCCGGAAGCCTTCAGTCAGGGAATTCTCTCGACGCTGTTCGAACTCCAGCAGATGCTGGAGGACGTGACCGGCATGCGCGGCGTGTCGCTCACGCCAATGGCTGGCGCGCAGGGCGAGTTCGCGGGCGTGGCGATGATTCGCGCGTATCACGCAGCCCGTGGGGACACTGCGCGCACCGAAATCATCGTGCCCGACGCCGCACATGGCACCAACCCCGCGACCGCCACCATGTGCGGCTATGCAGTGCGCGAAATCCCGACCGACGCCGACGGCGACGTCGATCTTGCGGCGTTGCGCCTCGCGGTCGGTCCGCATACGGCCGGCATCATGCTCACCAACCCTTCCACGCTTGGCGTGTTCGACCGGCGCATCAAGGAAATCGCCGGCCTCGTGCATGAGGCCGGCGGCCTGTTGTATTACGACGGCGCCAACCTCAACGCCATCCTCGGCAAGGTGCGCCCCGGCGACATGGGTTTCGATGTCATCCACATGAATCTGCATAAAACCTTTTCCACTCCGCACGGCGGCGGCGGACCGGGCGCGGGCGCGGTCGGCGTCAGCCAGCGTCTGCTGCCGTTCCTGCCGGTGCCGCTGGTGGCGCACGAGGGCGAGCGTTACCGTCTGCTGGACGAACAGGATCGCCCGCAGAGTATCGGCCGGCTGTCGGCATTCATGGGTAACGTCGGCGTGCTGCTGCGCGCTTACGTGTATATGCGCATGCTTGGACGCGAGGGCATGTCGCGCGTGGCGGATTTTGCTACGCTCAATGCCAACTATCTGGCCAAGCGTCTGGCCGCAGCCGGCTTCACGCTGGCCTACCCGCAACGGCGCGCGACCCACGAATTCATCGTTACGCTCAAGCGCGAGGCCAGGGAAACCGGCGTCACCGCGATGGATTACGCCAAACGCCTGCTCGACTTCGGCATCCATGCGCCGACCACGTATTTCCCGCTGCTGGTGCCGGAGTGCCTGCTGATCGAGCCGACCGAAACCGAGGCCAAGGAAGCGCTGGACGGTTTCGTCGACGCGATGGCGGCGATTCGCGCCGAGGCGGCAAGCGATCCGGCGAAGATCAAGGGCGCGCCCTATACGCAGCCCAACCGGCGTTTCGACGAAGTGCGGGCCGCGCGCGAGCCGGATGTGCGCTGGCGGCCCGCTGTCTGATGTGGTTGTGCACATCATGCGGATGGATGCCGACACAAACGGTGTTTGAGCCGCGCCGGTTGCAAGCGCACTTCGACGCAACAGACCGGCCATGCGTCTGGCGTTGTTTGAATCGGCCGTCACGCGCGGCCGGAAGGGCGATTGACTCAGGAGCATCCATAAGGTCGGGGCCGCTGATTCGATCAGCGACTCCACCTTCGCCCTGACCGGGATATTTCACGCATTTCCACCAATCTCGCGGGTCTCTTGATGCCACAGAAAATTTTTTCGTTTGGGCATAGCGCGATCACGCCACTCGTTGAAGACTATTTCCTGTGAATCCAGAACGCTTCGCAAGCAACGCGCTGCCGCGATCCTCCAGGCCCGCCTGGTTGCTGGCTTGCGGTGTAATCATCACTCATGCGTAATGAAGCCCGGGTTAATGCATTTGTGTCGATCGAGGCGTGTTCAGCGGATACGTCTAAAGCCGGAGGTTCGCGTGGGCAATAGTGGAAATACCGGGCTCAAGCGGTTTTTGATGTCTTTTGTCTATTCAGGCCGCGGATTGGCCAGCGGTTTTAAGCATGAAGAAGCGTTCCGACAGGAAGTTCTGGGCGCGGTGGTCATGATCCCGCTGGCATTCTGGCTGGGCCATGACACGGTGCAGCGCGTGCTGCTGTTCGGCAGCGTTATGCTGGTGTTGATCGTCGAATTACTCAATTCCGCAATCGAAGCGGCAATTGATCGTGTCGGCAGCGAACGCCATCCACTTGCCGCGCAGGCAAAGGACATGGCGTCCGCCGCAGTATTTCTGAGCTTCATCAATTCGATGACGATCTGGGGTTTGATACTGCTGCCGCGCTGGTTGTCGTAGCTTTTATTCCGCTGTCATCGCCGATGAGCTGATGCGTCGGGTAGGCGTCCATCCCCCACTCGCTTCGCTACGATCCCCCAAGGCCGACAGGCTTGGGCTTGATCCGTGTGAGTACCCGCTCGGCGACCTTGCCACGGACCACGGCTTCGTCCGCTCCGGCGGCTTTCGCAGCGCGTAACGCAGCGCCTTCGACATGCGGACCGAAGACCAGAATATGGGCGTGCGGATAACGCTGGCGTTGGTTTTCCAGCAGCGCATCGGCGCCGGTATCGCCAAGATCGATGACAATCAGGTCCGGCGTGTCTGGGCTGTCCGGACGGAGCAGCCTCGCGCCGGCGTTCTGCCAGCGCGAGGCGAGGCGCGTGCGGGTCATCAGGTCGGTGCAGTGCAGCAGGATGCGCATGTGTCGCTCAGGCCATGGCGGCGAATGTGCGCTGCGCCGCAGCGACGGTCGCCTCGATTTCCGCAGGACCGTGCGCGGCGGACACGAAGCCTGCTTCGAACGCCGATGGCGCGAGATTGACGCCCTCGTCGAGCATGCCGTGGAAGAACCGCCGGAAGCGGTCGGCGTCGCTGGCCATCACATCGGCGAAACTGCGCACCGCTGGCGCATCGGTGAAAAAGAGGCCGAACATGGCGCCAGCCTGATTGGTGCGCAGGGCGACCCCGGCTGCGGTGGCGGCGTTTTCGAGGCCGCGTAGCAGGTGCGTGGTGGTCTCGGTCAGGCGCTCATGAAAACCGGGCACGGCGATCAGTTCAAGGGTTTTTAATCCGGCGGTCATCGCCAGTGGGTTGCCGGACAAGGTGCCCGCCTGGTAGACGGGGCCGAGCGGCGCCAGGTGTTCCATAACGTCGCGCCGACCGCCAAATGCGCCGACCGGCATGCCACCGCCGATGATCTTGCCCAGCGTGGTGAGGTCAGGGGTAATGCCGTACAGGGCCTGCGCACCGCCGAGGGCGACGCGAAAGCCGGTCATGACCTCGTCCAGAATCAGCAGTGCGCCGTGCGCGTCGCAAACGCGACGCAAGCCTTCCAGGAAGCCGGGCTCGGGCGGTACGCAGTTCATGTTGCCGGCGACCGGCTCGACGATGATGCAGGCAATCTGTCCGCCGATGCGGGCAAAGAGGTCGTTCACCGCTTGCAGGTCGTTGTAAGGCAGAGTGAGCGTGTGTTCGGCCACTGCGGCGGGCACGCCGGGTGAATCAGGCACGCCCAGGGTCAGTGCGCCGGAGCCGGCCTTGACCAGCAGCGCGTCAGCGTGACCGTGGTAGCAGCCCTCGAATTTGACGATTTTGTCGCGCCCGGTGAAGCCGCGGGCCAGACGGATCGCGCTCATGGTCGCCTCGGTGCCGGAGTTGACCATGCGAACCATGTCGATCGAGGGAACGAGTTCGCACACGCGCTCGGCCATTTGCGTTTCCAGCTCGGTCGGGGCACCGAAAGACAGGCCGCGCGCGGTGGCTTCCTGCACGGCAGCGACGACGTCAGGGTGTGCATGGCCGAGAATCATCGGGCCCCAGGAGCCGACGTAATCGAGGTAGGCGCGACCGTCGGTGGCGTAGAGGTATGCGCCTTGAGCGCGCTCGATGAACAGTGGTTCGCCGCCGACGCTCTTGAATGCGCGCACCGGAGAATTGACCCCGCCGGGGATGTGTTGTTGAGCGCGGGCGAAAGACGTGTGAGTGTCGTTCATGGTGAGGATGACCTGGCGTTAGCGGATGCCCAGTTTAGCAGTTGCAGCAGGAGGATTAAGCCGCTCCGAGTCAATGCGCGCATACATTGATCGTCGAGACGCGAGGTGCGGCTTTGTGTAAGGCCCGACTGGCAGGGTGCGCCTCTTCTCGCAGGGGCAGTCGATAATCGCGGGCCACCCTCTGATACAGGGCTTTGGTGTGCTTCGGGATGCAGACTGTAGATAGAGCCCGAATGTTTCACAAATCCGCGAGACTGATATGGGGTTTGTGAATTATCCGGGCTTGGGTGGTTGTCTTTGGGGGGGGTGTCCTGATGACATTGTCGTAATCATCACGGCCACATTTGATACGGTGGTGTATTTGGACCTCCATTCAAGCTAGAATCGCGCGTTACCTGTGAGGAGAGTTCTTATGCGCCCTCGTTTACTGACGCTCATCGTCTTGATATTCGCCGCTGCGGCATTGCGGCTGATTCCGCATCCGGCGAATTTCGCGCCGATCGGCGCATTGGCCCTGTTTGCCGGGGCCCACTTTGAGGATCGTCGCCTGGCACTGGCCGTGCCGCTTGGTGCCTTGCTGTTGAGCGACCTGGTGCTCGGCCTCTACCCCGGTCTGGTTTTCGTCTACGCAGGCTTCGCGCTTAGCGTGGGCATCGGGTTCATGCTGCGGCAACGTACGGTCGGTCGCATCGCCGCCGGAACCTTGGCCAGCGCACTGACGTTTTTCCTGCTGACCAATTTTGGCGCATGGTTGACGTTGGGGATGTACCCAAAAACGCTGGAAGGATTATGGGCGGCCTATCTGGCCGGCATCCCGTTCTTGCGCAATGCGTTGCTCGGCGATGCGTTTTACGTCGTGTTGCTGTTTGGGGGATTTGCATTGGCGGAACGACGCCTGCCCTGGCTGCGCGGGACGCTCGCTAACACTTGACAACGCGCATGAATCAGGATGACCATTTCCTGATAAACTGAATTATTCTACGGAGGAAGATGAAAATGTCGGAGAAAAAACTTGCGATCATCGCAACCAAGGGTACGCTGGACTGGGGATATCCTCCGTTCATCCTGGCGTCCACCGCCGCAGCGCTTGGTTACGATACTGAGGTGTTCTTCACTTTTTACGGCTTGCAACTGCTGAAGAAGAACCTGGAGCTGAAAGTCAGCCCACTGGGTAACCCGGGTATGCCCATGCCGGCCGGTATGGACAAGTGGTTCCCGACGTTGGGCCTTGCCCTTCCTGGCATGGAAGGCATGATGACCATGATGATGAAGAACAAGATGAAGGCCAAGGGCGTTGCCAGCCTGGAAGATCTGCGCGAGCTTTGCGTGGAAGCGGAAGTGCGCATGGTAGCCTGTCAGATGACGGTCGACCTGTTTGAAATGAATCCGACAGAATTCATCGACGGTATCGAATTTGGTGGCGCGGCCACGTTCTTCGAATTCGCAGGCGAAAGCGACATCTGCTTGTTCATCTAATGCTTTCGAGCATAGTGATGGATTGTATCCATCACTATGCTTTTGCGTGTCATGTCTGTTATCCAACCTGCTGTTGAAATTCCCTTCTCCGAGCGCTGCCGCAACGGTAGTTTCAAGGGCGTTTTGCGCTGGCACCAACTCGATACGTTCTGGGCGGCGTTGCGTAACGCTGCTGGCAAGGGTTGGTATATCTACGCTGTTGGTGAAGCCGTGCCGGATTCGCCGTCGAGCGCGGAAGATGTGCAGCGATTCATTGATGAAATCGATGCGCTGCTACGGCGCGAACACGACGAGGACTATTGCGGCATCGTCTATGCCGACGACCTGCAAACCCCGGCGCTGATCAAAATTTTCGACCCCAATAATCTGGGTTCCAGCTGTGGATCGAGCATGAATCCGCCCAAACCGGGTTGGATTCTGAGCTTGCAACAGCCGACCGACTTGACCGATACGGCGCCATTGCCGAACAATCGGCGGCGCTGGTGGAATCGACTGTTCGGCGCCTGAGAATGTCGCGTTAGCGTGCTGCCAGCCGTTTAAGGCATTCCAGATACGCCTGTTCGTCGGGGGGCGTCCCGTTGCGTTGGGCCGTCCACAGGCTTTCGCCCAAACAATCCATCATGGCGTGTTCGGCTTGATGAGAATCTCCCAGGCGCTCGCATAAGGCCTGATAAGCGGCCCTCATACCCGCCGGGCGGTCTGTGGCCGTCTGTTCGCGAATCGCCAGGTGCATGCCGAGATGCAGGAACGGGTTCGATGCCCCTTGTTCGGGCAGGTACTCTCCATGCAGTGCCGCATCCTCGGCGTCAAACAGCGCATGGTATTCCGGGTGCGCTTCAATGGCGTCGACGATCTGCGTGGCCAGTGGGTCGAGCGTTTCGCCGCGTCGTCGCCGCGCCCAGACGTCGAGAAAGAACTGGCGGATTTGTGAGCGGTCTTGACCGAACATTCCGGGCTGGAGGTGGTTGGCGGATGTTCAGTGTGGCGGCTACCAGCACGGACGGCAAGCCTTGTCAGAAAAGTTGTGTATCGTCGTGCTTAATCGCTTATCCGGGTTGAGGATGACGGTCTCCCCAAAATGCCGAAGGGTAGTGGGCAGGCAGATCGTCAGGTTGAAATAGGGTCGGTGTCCGTGAGCCAGCAGGGTATCGCAGACTACATAATGAGAAAAAATTCAATTTTTCGTGCTATTTTGATTTTTTTGTTGTCTGAATAGTGTGCAGGGCATCTTGCCGGGCTTCTTTGGGCGGCACTATCGAACCCTGATAATTTATTCGGCGAGGTGATGATTGCGCAGAGATTTGGATTCACAGGGAAAATTCTGAGCGAGCGGCATCGTTTCGCGATGCCTGAGCGAAGAAGATTTTTAAGTGGATTCAAAGCTCAAGCAAGGGCGTCTCTCCTGATGGACTATCTGGGTTGAAGCCTCCGGTCAACGGTGTCGCTGCAGAAAGAAGCCGCAGCTGACTCAGGTCGGCATGTGGACTTGTGCCGAAGCTTTGAACGGAGGTGATCATGTCTCAACAAAACCCGACCTATTCTCCCCGCAGCCGCACGGCCGCTCGTCGGCGACGCGCACCGATCCTGCGCCGGCCCCATGCATTGCTGGAAAAAATGCTGTCCGCGCGCATCCAGTTGGGCAGCCTGACCATGCGTCTGCCCAGCGGTGAGACGCGGGTGTTCGGTCATGGCGAGCCGGCCGCGGAAATGATCGTGCATGACAACGCGGCGCTGCGGCGCATCCTGCGCGATCCGGGGCTGGAGTTGGGCGAAACCTATATGGAAGGAGGATGGGAAGCTGGCGCCGGTGGCCTGCGCACGCTGATCGAGGTGCTCATGCGCAATTTCGCCGAGGCACATCCAGAAGGCGCCGAGCGTCTGACCCTGCCCTTGATCAAGTTGATGCAGCAGAGCAATCGCATCGGTCGTTCGCGGCGCAACGTGTCTCATCACTACGATCTCGATGAGGCGCTGTTTCGCACGTTTCTGGATGATGGAATGTTCTATTCGTGCGCTTATTTTCCGCACGAAGATATGACGCTGGAGGATGCGCAGCAGGCCAAATGCCAGTTGCTGATGGATAAGCTGCGCTTGCAGCCGGGTATGCGTGTACTCGACATCGGCTCCGGCTGGGGCGGGCTGGCAATGTACCTGGCCGAACATGGCGGGGTCGAGGTCGATGGCGTGACCTTGTCTACCGAACAGCTGCGGGTGGCGGAGGATGAGGCTGCACGGCGCGGTCTGAGCGATCGCGTACATTTTTATCTGCGTGA
This genomic stretch from Acidihalobacter ferrooxydans harbors:
- the gcvPB gene encoding aminomethyl-transferring glycine dehydrogenase subunit GcvPB yields the protein MLIFEHSKPQRRAAAQAPLTHASMNGLPERFRRTSATGLPEVSELQAVRHYTRLSQKNFSIDTQFYPLGSCTMKYNPRGANAMAMLPGFLGRHPYAPEAFSQGILSTLFELQQMLEDVTGMRGVSLTPMAGAQGEFAGVAMIRAYHAARGDTARTEIIVPDAAHGTNPATATMCGYAVREIPTDADGDVDLAALRLAVGPHTAGIMLTNPSTLGVFDRRIKEIAGLVHEAGGLLYYDGANLNAILGKVRPGDMGFDVIHMNLHKTFSTPHGGGGPGAGAVGVSQRLLPFLPVPLVAHEGERYRLLDEQDRPQSIGRLSAFMGNVGVLLRAYVYMRMLGREGMSRVADFATLNANYLAKRLAAAGFTLAYPQRRATHEFIVTLKREARETGVTAMDYAKRLLDFGIHAPTTYFPLLVPECLLIEPTETEAKEALDGFVDAMAAIRAEAASDPAKIKGAPYTQPNRRFDEVRAAREPDVRWRPAV
- a CDS encoding diacylglycerol kinase produces the protein MGNSGNTGLKRFLMSFVYSGRGLASGFKHEEAFRQEVLGAVVMIPLAFWLGHDTVQRVLLFGSVMLVLIVELLNSAIEAAIDRVGSERHPLAAQAKDMASAAVFLSFINSMTIWGLILLPRWLS
- the hemL gene encoding glutamate-1-semialdehyde 2,1-aminomutase; this translates as MNDTHTSFARAQQHIPGGVNSPVRAFKSVGGEPLFIERAQGAYLYATDGRAYLDYVGSWGPMILGHAHPDVVAAVQEATARGLSFGAPTELETQMAERVCELVPSIDMVRMVNSGTEATMSAIRLARGFTGRDKIVKFEGCYHGHADALLVKAGSGALTLGVPDSPGVPAAVAEHTLTLPYNDLQAVNDLFARIGGQIACIIVEPVAGNMNCVPPEPGFLEGLRRVCDAHGALLILDEVMTGFRVALGGAQALYGITPDLTTLGKIIGGGMPVGAFGGRRDVMEHLAPLGPVYQAGTLSGNPLAMTAGLKTLELIAVPGFHERLTETTTHLLRGLENAATAAGVALRTNQAGAMFGLFFTDAPAVRSFADVMASDADRFRRFFHGMLDEGVNLAPSAFEAGFVSAAHGPAEIEATVAAAQRTFAAMA
- a CDS encoding DUF6580 family putative transport protein — protein: MRPRLLTLIVLIFAAAALRLIPHPANFAPIGALALFAGAHFEDRRLALAVPLGALLLSDLVLGLYPGLVFVYAGFALSVGIGFMLRQRTVGRIAAGTLASALTFFLLTNFGAWLTLGMYPKTLEGLWAAYLAGIPFLRNALLGDAFYVVLLFGGFALAERRLPWLRGTLANT
- the dsrE2 gene encoding sulfur carrier protein DsrE2; protein product: MSEKKLAIIATKGTLDWGYPPFILASTAAALGYDTEVFFTFYGLQLLKKNLELKVSPLGNPGMPMPAGMDKWFPTLGLALPGMEGMMTMMMKNKMKAKGVASLEDLRELCVEAEVRMVACQMTVDLFEMNPTEFIDGIEFGGAATFFEFAGESDICLFI
- a CDS encoding DUF1841 family protein, encoding MFGQDRSQIRQFFLDVWARRRRGETLDPLATQIVDAIEAHPEYHALFDAEDAALHGEYLPEQGASNPFLHLGMHLAIREQTATDRPAGMRAAYQALCERLGDSHQAEHAMMDCLGESLWTAQRNGTPPDEQAYLECLKRLAAR
- a CDS encoding SAM-dependent methyltransferase — encoded protein: MLEKMLSARIQLGSLTMRLPSGETRVFGHGEPAAEMIVHDNAALRRILRDPGLELGETYMEGGWEAGAGGLRTLIEVLMRNFAEAHPEGAERLTLPLIKLMQQSNRIGRSRRNVSHHYDLDEALFRTFLDDGMFYSCAYFPHEDMTLEDAQQAKCQLLMDKLRLQPGMRVLDIGSGWGGLAMYLAEHGGVEVDGVTLSTEQLRVAEDEAARRGLSDRVHFYLRDYREQEGVYDRIVSVGMFEHVGEPQFSTFFRKINSLLAPDGIAVLHTIGVTGVPGQTNAWVRRHIFPGGYVPSLSQITRKVEQIAGLAYTDVEVLRLHYAWTLAEWYRRFQAQRASIAERMGEKFCRMWEFYLATSEGSFLWWDLVVFHVQLTHGHGAVPVTRDYLCQPEA